The Cyclobacteriaceae bacterium DNA segment TCTTCCAAAGCAGAAAGAACATCCAATATCAGTTTTGATGACGCAGTATTGAAGTATTCGAGTTTAAAAACAAATTCGGTTGAAGGATTTGGTTCAGCACCGTAGTTACCAATCCATTCCAGTACGGGACGGTAAAACTCTGCTGAATCTTCGGGTAGTGAACGGCCTGAGATTTCGAATATGCCATTCTTTTTATCCAGAATAATTTTGGGGGTATCTTCAGTTCCTTCGAGATTTAAAATTTCCATAATAATCGTGCGTTAGCGGTTAATGTTTTTTGATCAATTCTTATTCGTCTCCACGGGGTACATTTACCTTCAGGCAAAAGAAGCAGTAATCTGCATTCATTTCGGGGAAGGAAAACTCAAGCTTTTCACCTGATTTACGGGCCATA contains these protein-coding regions:
- a CDS encoding DUF1987 domain-containing protein, translated to MEILNLEGTEDTPKIILDKKNGIFEISGRSLPEDSAEFYRPVLEWIGNYGAEPNPSTEFVFKLEYFNTASSKLILDVLSALEDIKGMKIMWYYHEDDEDMEEAGQEFSELVEIPFEFKTY